In one Streptomyces sp. NBC_01288 genomic region, the following are encoded:
- a CDS encoding ABC transporter substrate-binding protein, with translation MPRCRLTRSALVAAVLALGVAGCGSGSDDSTSAGSAGSAISAKRCAENKAAGKITYLSGYQFQSSVSILEYIAAAKLGYFKDLCLTVDLKPGSGDTAQNTKLLAGGQATVSAISEQDLIQAQANGIDIKGISSYSNAGLDILMTNKDITDLTQLDGKVVGHKGYVPATVEAMLVKAGVKWDSLKLVKEGYDPSVLPRKQGGLEALTGFVSNEPNQLKAAGKDVTVWKPVDYKIPSSIGAMAVNPAFAKAHPHAVEDMLRAALHAYAYCSAGEAHISECVGYAAKLSGPTYDKKLNATIWKTETQVVKENPTPGQPLGGIDPDNVTQLVAMLHQFKIVPSGVTAAKATGWFDTSFVKDIYSGDKLVWPAP, from the coding sequence ATGCCTCGTTGTCGCCTCACCAGATCTGCCCTCGTCGCCGCCGTGTTGGCCCTCGGAGTCGCCGGATGTGGCTCCGGGTCTGACGACAGCACCTCCGCCGGCTCGGCCGGGTCCGCGATTTCCGCCAAGCGGTGTGCTGAGAACAAAGCCGCCGGGAAGATCACGTATCTTTCCGGGTACCAGTTCCAGTCCTCCGTCTCGATCCTCGAATACATCGCGGCCGCCAAGCTCGGCTACTTCAAGGACCTTTGCCTCACCGTCGACCTCAAGCCGGGCAGTGGCGACACCGCGCAGAACACCAAGCTGCTCGCCGGGGGACAGGCGACCGTGTCCGCGATCTCCGAGCAGGATCTGATCCAGGCGCAGGCCAACGGGATTGATATCAAGGGGATTTCCTCGTACTCGAATGCCGGGCTCGACATTCTGATGACGAACAAGGACATCACCGATCTGACCCAGCTGGACGGGAAGGTCGTCGGGCACAAGGGGTATGTGCCCGCCACGGTGGAGGCGATGCTGGTCAAGGCCGGGGTCAAGTGGGACTCGCTCAAGCTGGTCAAGGAGGGCTACGACCCCTCGGTGCTGCCGCGTAAGCAGGGCGGTCTTGAAGCGCTCACCGGGTTCGTCTCCAACGAGCCCAACCAGCTGAAGGCGGCCGGCAAGGACGTCACTGTGTGGAAGCCGGTCGACTACAAGATCCCGAGTTCGATCGGGGCGATGGCGGTCAACCCGGCGTTCGCCAAGGCGCATCCGCACGCTGTCGAGGACATGTTGCGGGCCGCGCTGCACGCGTACGCGTACTGCTCCGCCGGCGAGGCGCACATCAGCGAATGCGTCGGCTACGCGGCCAAGTTGTCCGGCCCGACCTACGACAAGAAGCTGAACGCGACGATCTGGAAGACCGAGACGCAGGTCGTCAAGGAGAACCCGACGCCCGGACAGCCGCTGGGCGGCATCGACCCCGACAACGTCACCCAACTCGTCGCCATGCTGCACCAGTTCAAGATCGTGCCGAGCGGTGTGACCGCCGCCAAGGCCACGGGGTGGTTCGACACCTCCTTCGTCAAGGACATCTACAGCGGCGACAAGCTCGTCTGGCCCGCGCCGTAA
- a CDS encoding ABC transporter ATP-binding protein, with protein MTGTPALELRSVRRVYGFGSAATTALDDVHLTVPSGRFVSLIGPSGCGKSTLLRLVAGLEQPDLGEVSVHGVTPADACAAKMIGLVPQSPALLPWLSVLRNVTLPQKINRGAGKRRERIADFAERQAAAVPDMKELLVKAGLGDALHKLPAQLSGGMRQRAAIVRAFGLRPDVLVMDEPFSALDEFTRESLQDQLLDLWEELRTTVLFVTHSVSEAVRLSDTVVVMAPNPGRIVESIDVDLPRPRGERLFGERRFHEYEDLVRERLRRAWNSEAA; from the coding sequence GTGACTGGTACGCCAGCACTCGAACTGCGGTCGGTACGACGGGTCTACGGCTTCGGGTCCGCCGCGACCACGGCACTCGACGACGTCCACCTCACGGTGCCGTCGGGCCGTTTCGTCAGTCTCATCGGCCCCAGCGGCTGCGGAAAGTCCACCCTGCTGCGCCTCGTCGCGGGCCTCGAACAGCCCGACCTCGGCGAGGTGTCGGTGCACGGGGTGACACCGGCGGATGCCTGCGCGGCCAAGATGATCGGCCTTGTGCCGCAGAGCCCCGCGCTGCTGCCGTGGCTGTCCGTCCTGCGCAACGTCACGCTGCCGCAGAAGATCAACCGGGGTGCGGGCAAGCGGCGCGAGCGCATCGCCGACTTCGCCGAGCGGCAGGCCGCGGCCGTCCCCGACATGAAGGAACTCCTCGTCAAGGCCGGTCTCGGCGACGCCCTGCACAAACTTCCCGCCCAGTTGTCCGGAGGCATGCGCCAACGCGCCGCGATCGTGCGGGCGTTCGGCCTGCGACCCGACGTGCTCGTTATGGACGAACCCTTCTCGGCGCTCGACGAGTTCACCCGCGAGAGCCTTCAGGACCAACTCCTCGACCTGTGGGAGGAGTTGAGGACGACCGTCCTGTTCGTCACCCACTCCGTCTCCGAGGCCGTACGGCTTTCCGACACCGTCGTCGTCATGGCGCCGAACCCCGGCCGGATCGTCGAGAGCATCGACGTCGACCTGCCTCGGCCGCGCGGTGAACGGCTCTTCGGGGAACGGCGGTTCCACGAGTACGAGGATCTGGTGCGAGAGCGGCTGCGGCGCGCGTGGAACAGCGAAGCCGCGTGA
- a CDS encoding DUF4142 domain-containing protein: MRRINGTAVFIATIFATTGALVFPVWSYADRAGTGQANVAAGTVNTEWGPLTAADRDLIVRVRLAGLWELPAGQQAIERAPSQVIKEAGDHLIVGHTDLDKRVRIIAAQLGVALPNVPNEQQQGWLREMSAATGAEYEYKFANLLRAAHGKIFPAIGAVRNTTRNTLVRQLASDANQTVLDHITILEKTGRVDFDAIANSIANTSTASPTGPAAPVPGQVAPSAPVAEASPNIRTTSRPSPAAPGTVNTVRPDPVDSNGVLG; this comes from the coding sequence TTGCGTCGTATCAACGGTACGGCTGTGTTCATCGCCACCATTTTCGCCACCACGGGCGCGCTCGTCTTTCCCGTGTGGTCGTACGCCGACCGGGCGGGGACAGGGCAGGCGAACGTGGCGGCGGGCACCGTGAACACCGAGTGGGGGCCGTTGACGGCCGCCGACCGGGATCTGATCGTGCGGGTGCGGCTGGCCGGGCTGTGGGAGCTGCCGGCCGGGCAGCAGGCGATCGAGCGGGCGCCCAGCCAGGTGATCAAGGAGGCCGGGGACCATCTCATCGTCGGCCACACCGACCTCGACAAGCGGGTGCGGATCATCGCGGCCCAGCTCGGGGTCGCGCTGCCGAACGTGCCGAACGAGCAACAGCAGGGCTGGCTGCGGGAGATGAGCGCGGCGACCGGCGCCGAGTACGAGTACAAGTTCGCCAACCTGCTGCGGGCCGCGCACGGCAAGATCTTCCCGGCCATCGGCGCCGTACGGAACACCACCCGGAACACACTCGTACGGCAGCTGGCCTCGGACGCCAACCAGACCGTGCTCGACCACATCACGATCCTGGAGAAGACCGGGCGGGTCGACTTCGACGCCATCGCCAACTCGATCGCCAACACCTCGACCGCCAGCCCGACCGGCCCCGCGGCGCCGGTGCCCGGCCAGGTGGCGCCCTCGGCCCCCGTCGCCGAGGCGAGCCCGAACATCCGGACCACCTCCCGGCCGTCCCCGGCCGCACCGGGCACGGTCAACACCGTCCGACCGGATCCGGTCGACTCGAACGGCGTGCTGGGTTAG
- a CDS encoding NtaA/DmoA family FMN-dependent monooxygenase (This protein belongs to a clade of FMN-dependent monooxygenases, within a broader family of flavin-dependent oxidoreductases, the luciferase-like monooxygenase (LMM) family, some of whose members use coenzyme F420 rather than FMN.), with amino-acid sequence MTGMHIGYDLSFTHTEGAWAREGSWIGRDFPDVRMFMELAQSAERAGVGLLFFGDGSGIPSTWRGSIAPAVEWGIQWPRHDMAPVIAAMSTVTEKVGFGLTYSSTFMHPFYVARLLNSLDHVTGGRIAFNVVASTRGADAANYGFAELMDHDLRYERMEEFVDVCRALWDSVAPDAIVRDRSTGRFADPEKVHPIDHEGRFFTVKGPLASVPGPQYHPLIVQAGNSPRGIAASARFADLVFGFGGNLAGQQRHRKLLDEALLAEGRDPEHVGILWATQVIVGRTKAEASARCEAVHEFWNEEAVATYLSHNAGYDFSTLPVSFRLGELRDELAAANASPAGIVGSLVAEFGADHTMSRSEFFEHGRGRATGLDHSVVGDPATVADALEETFAATGSRGGFMFSSPLAMPSGFAAISELLLPELRRRGALAPPYQGPTLRENLAV; translated from the coding sequence ATGACCGGAATGCACATCGGCTACGACCTCTCCTTCACTCACACCGAGGGCGCCTGGGCGCGAGAAGGCTCCTGGATCGGGCGGGACTTCCCGGACGTCCGGATGTTCATGGAGCTGGCGCAGAGCGCCGAACGCGCGGGTGTGGGGCTGCTGTTCTTCGGTGACGGCAGCGGCATCCCCAGCACCTGGCGGGGGAGCATCGCACCGGCGGTGGAGTGGGGCATCCAGTGGCCGCGCCACGACATGGCGCCGGTCATCGCCGCGATGTCCACGGTGACGGAGAAGGTCGGCTTCGGGCTGACGTACTCCTCGACCTTCATGCATCCCTTCTACGTCGCACGGCTGTTGAACTCGCTCGACCATGTGACCGGCGGCCGGATCGCCTTCAACGTGGTCGCCTCCACGCGCGGCGCCGACGCGGCCAACTACGGGTTCGCCGAGCTGATGGACCACGACCTGCGCTACGAGCGGATGGAGGAATTCGTAGACGTCTGCCGGGCGTTGTGGGACTCCGTGGCGCCGGACGCCATCGTCCGCGACCGGAGCACGGGCCGGTTCGCGGACCCCGAGAAGGTCCACCCCATCGACCACGAGGGGCGCTTCTTCACCGTCAAGGGACCGCTCGCGTCCGTGCCCGGCCCGCAGTACCACCCGCTCATCGTCCAGGCGGGCAACTCGCCCCGGGGCATTGCCGCTTCGGCCCGCTTCGCCGACCTGGTCTTCGGCTTCGGCGGCAACCTCGCCGGCCAGCAGCGCCACCGCAAACTGCTCGACGAGGCCCTCCTCGCCGAGGGTCGGGACCCGGAGCACGTGGGCATCCTCTGGGCGACCCAGGTGATCGTCGGCCGCACGAAGGCCGAGGCGTCGGCACGCTGCGAGGCGGTGCACGAGTTCTGGAACGAGGAGGCCGTCGCCACCTACCTCTCGCACAACGCCGGCTACGACTTCTCGACGCTTCCGGTCTCCTTCCGACTGGGTGAACTGCGCGACGAGTTGGCGGCGGCCAACGCGAGTCCCGCGGGGATCGTCGGCTCTCTCGTCGCGGAGTTCGGCGCGGACCACACCATGAGCCGTAGCGAGTTCTTCGAGCACGGCCGGGGGCGGGCCACGGGCCTGGACCACAGCGTCGTCGGTGACCCGGCCACGGTGGCCGACGCGTTGGAGGAGACCTTCGCCGCGACCGGATCGCGGGGCGGCTTCATGTTCTCCAGCCCGCTGGCCATGCCCTCGGGATTCGCCGCGATCAGCGAACTGCTGCTGCCCGAACTGCGCCGCCGGGGTGCGCTCGCGCCGCCGTACCAGGGGCCAACTCTCCGCGAGAACCTGGCAGTTTGA
- a CDS encoding DUF4142 domain-containing protein — MRPRPPVKGRGIFSGTGVIVMGLTATLAALVFPVWSYADRSGTTGANVLSAQTVTTQYGPLSALDRDFVTKVRLAGLWELPAGRQAEEKGTTAAVRTAGQHLIDGHTFLDERVRDVAARLGLPLPNQPNVQQQQWLATLNAAQGVDFDRKFANILRLAHGRVFTVVAQVRATTQNSLVRALADDANTTVLDHIKVLEATGYVDFATLARDMAASSLPVPSVSAAADPGQVVPLAPSVSPTYTLPPAASAPPPSGRP, encoded by the coding sequence ATGCGACCGCGCCCCCCCGTGAAGGGCCGAGGCATATTCAGTGGCACCGGCGTCATCGTCATGGGCCTGACCGCGACGCTGGCCGCGCTGGTCTTCCCCGTCTGGTCCTACGCCGACCGGTCCGGGACGACCGGCGCCAATGTGCTCAGCGCCCAGACGGTGACCACGCAGTACGGGCCGTTGTCCGCCCTGGACCGGGACTTCGTCACGAAGGTCCGGCTGGCCGGGCTGTGGGAGCTGCCGGCCGGCCGGCAGGCCGAGGAGAAGGGCACGACCGCGGCCGTACGGACGGCGGGGCAGCACCTCATCGACGGGCACACGTTCCTGGACGAGCGGGTGCGTGACGTGGCCGCCCGGCTCGGGCTGCCGCTGCCGAACCAGCCCAACGTGCAGCAACAACAGTGGCTCGCCACCCTCAACGCGGCGCAGGGCGTGGACTTCGACCGCAAGTTCGCCAACATCCTGCGCCTGGCGCACGGCAGGGTGTTCACGGTGGTCGCACAGGTCCGTGCCACCACCCAGAACTCCCTGGTCCGGGCGCTCGCCGACGACGCCAACACGACCGTCCTGGACCACATCAAGGTCCTGGAGGCCACCGGGTACGTCGACTTCGCGACGCTGGCCCGGGACATGGCGGCGTCGAGTTTACCCGTACCCAGCGTCTCCGCAGCGGCCGACCCCGGCCAGGTGGTCCCGCTGGCCCCGTCGGTCTCCCCGACCTACACGCTCCCGCCGGCCGCCTCCGCCCCACCGCCGTCGGGCCGGCCGTAG
- a CDS encoding LLM class flavin-dependent oxidoreductase yields the protein MPAKEYGIFLPIGNGGWMLSTTAPHPEATYAYNKRAAVHAESIGLDFVMSMAKWRGFGGSTDHWGRSLESMTMMAALAEATSRVKIWATLHANIHNPAVAAKMLTTLQDISGGRAGMNIVNGSYAGEFEQFGDWDPELSHEDRYRMTELWTEAVTRLWTEDSVTLRTPYFDLVDCESRPHPATRPTLISAGRSEDARRFQARYADGAFLAADSLDDMRSLSADVHARAKANGRVCKTYSMLTVVQDDTDELAVKKVKEWGVGVDREALAHMRHTWGVPADQARAWADGANGEAAFQTPYVAGSARTVTEHIEYIVREADLDGLMLIFPEYDEDMLLFGETVLPELRARDEVAA from the coding sequence GTGCCCGCGAAAGAATATGGAATCTTCCTTCCCATCGGGAACGGCGGCTGGATGCTGTCCACCACCGCGCCGCATCCCGAGGCGACCTACGCGTACAACAAGCGTGCCGCCGTGCACGCGGAGAGCATCGGGCTCGACTTCGTGATGTCGATGGCCAAGTGGCGTGGTTTCGGCGGGAGTACGGACCACTGGGGCCGTTCGTTGGAGTCGATGACGATGATGGCGGCGCTCGCCGAGGCGACCAGCCGGGTCAAGATCTGGGCGACTCTGCACGCCAATATTCACAATCCCGCTGTCGCGGCGAAGATGCTCACCACGCTCCAGGACATCTCCGGCGGGCGGGCCGGGATGAACATCGTGAACGGGTCGTACGCGGGGGAGTTCGAGCAATTCGGGGACTGGGACCCGGAGTTGAGTCACGAGGACCGTTACCGGATGACGGAGCTGTGGACGGAGGCGGTCACGCGGTTGTGGACCGAGGACTCGGTCACCCTGCGCACTCCGTATTTCGACCTCGTCGACTGTGAGTCGCGTCCGCATCCGGCGACCCGGCCGACCCTCATCAGCGCGGGGCGGTCCGAGGACGCGCGCCGGTTTCAGGCGCGGTACGCCGACGGTGCCTTTCTCGCCGCCGACAGCCTCGACGACATGCGGTCGCTCTCGGCCGACGTGCATGCGCGGGCGAAGGCCAACGGCCGTGTCTGCAAGACGTATTCGATGCTCACCGTCGTCCAGGACGACACCGACGAACTGGCCGTCAAGAAGGTGAAGGAGTGGGGCGTCGGCGTCGACCGTGAGGCGCTCGCCCATATGCGGCACACCTGGGGCGTGCCCGCGGACCAGGCCCGCGCGTGGGCCGACGGCGCCAACGGGGAGGCGGCCTTCCAGACGCCGTACGTCGCCGGTTCGGCCCGCACCGTCACCGAGCACATCGAGTACATCGTGCGGGAGGCCGACCTCGACGGACTCATGCTGATCTTCCCGGAGTACGACGAGGACATGCTGCTGTTCGGGGAGACCGTGCTGCCCGAGCTGCGCGCCCGTGACGAGGTGGCGGCCTGA
- a CDS encoding cysteine hydrolase family protein: MSDLRDRQLAQLARPFSRPALVVVDVQRDFADPERLGAYGLTEAALATLDRTVTRIAELVDAARATEVPVVWVELGSAPARPWRSSNWLREGDYDAPMSPDEPCRVGTVGAEWYQMQPEEGELRVVKRGYSGFLGTDLDARLRAAGHDWLTVVGLTSECCVYATAQDAVQLDWPVVVPQDTTTAYDHHVNAAALFQLGLNVAVLSDADEVAELWKKAAR; encoded by the coding sequence ATGTCCGACCTGCGGGACAGACAACTCGCCCAACTCGCCAGGCCGTTCAGCAGGCCCGCGCTCGTGGTGGTCGACGTACAGCGCGACTTCGCCGATCCGGAGCGGCTCGGGGCGTACGGCCTGACGGAGGCGGCGCTGGCGACCCTCGACCGGACGGTCACCCGTATCGCCGAGCTCGTCGACGCCGCGCGTGCCACCGAAGTACCGGTCGTCTGGGTCGAGTTGGGCAGTGCCCCGGCACGGCCGTGGCGGTCCAGCAACTGGCTGCGCGAGGGCGACTACGACGCTCCCATGAGCCCGGACGAGCCGTGCCGGGTGGGGACGGTCGGCGCCGAGTGGTATCAAATGCAGCCGGAGGAAGGGGAGTTGCGGGTCGTCAAGCGCGGCTACAGCGGTTTCCTCGGTACCGATCTCGACGCGCGGTTGCGCGCCGCCGGCCATGACTGGCTCACCGTCGTCGGCCTGACGAGCGAGTGCTGCGTGTACGCCACCGCGCAGGACGCCGTCCAACTCGACTGGCCCGTCGTCGTACCGCAGGACACGACGACCGCCTACGACCACCACGTCAATGCCGCCGCCCTGTTCCAACTGGGTCTGAACGTGGCCGTGTTGAGCGACGCCGACGAAGTGGCCGAGCTGTGGAAGAAGGCCGCGCGATGA
- a CDS encoding ABC transporter permease, with protein sequence MTVADERTTAPVTKTPPPPVEPSRFSLKHPRSRIGWIRPAVWLPLVVMLVLLGGLWHWGAEQLPYLLPPLSDVGSSLSGELGYYVHNALVTLGEATAGLGMGFVGAFVLAVLTSELPLVRRAVMPIAVVLNVTPLVAVAPALVVAFGFGAMPKLIITGLICFFPILINTATGLRSVPQQVLQVYRTMDASRVELLWHVRIPNALPYLFAALRIVFPLSIIGAVVAEMSASGSTGGLGTAISVASSMNQLPVVYASILVLAVMGVLLLLAVTLVERRVLHWHDSTHD encoded by the coding sequence ATGACCGTTGCCGACGAACGCACCACCGCTCCGGTGACGAAGACACCGCCGCCGCCTGTCGAACCGTCCCGGTTCAGTCTGAAGCACCCGCGGTCGCGGATCGGGTGGATCCGGCCGGCCGTGTGGTTGCCGCTTGTCGTGATGCTGGTGCTGCTTGGCGGGCTCTGGCACTGGGGGGCTGAGCAACTTCCTTATCTGTTGCCGCCGTTGTCGGATGTGGGTAGTTCGCTTTCTGGTGAACTCGGCTACTACGTCCACAACGCGCTTGTGACCCTTGGTGAGGCTACGGCCGGGCTGGGGATGGGGTTCGTCGGGGCGTTCGTCCTTGCGGTGCTGACGAGTGAACTTCCGTTGGTGCGGCGGGCGGTGATGCCGATCGCTGTCGTCCTCAATGTCACGCCGCTGGTGGCCGTCGCACCGGCCCTTGTTGTGGCTTTCGGGTTCGGGGCCATGCCGAAGCTGATCATCACCGGGCTGATCTGTTTCTTTCCGATTCTCATCAACACGGCTACGGGGTTGCGGTCTGTGCCGCAGCAGGTGTTGCAGGTGTATCGGACGATGGATGCGAGCCGGGTCGAGTTGCTGTGGCACGTGCGCATTCCCAATGCCTTGCCGTATCTCTTCGCCGCGCTGCGGATCGTCTTTCCGCTGTCGATCATCGGGGCGGTGGTTGCCGAGATGTCGGCGTCCGGGTCTACGGGGGGTCTTGGCACTGCGATCAGTGTGGCCTCCTCTATGAATCAACTCCCCGTTGTTTACGCCTCGATCCTCGTGCTTGCGGTGATGGGCGTGTTGCTGTTGCTGGCGGTCACGCTTGTTGAGCGGCGTGTGCTGCATTGGCACGACAGCACGCACGACTGA
- a CDS encoding DUF692 domain-containing protein encodes MERLGTGIGWRPEIADAVERMPGIDWVEAVAENVCPGHLPESLLRLRERGVTVIPHGVSLGLGGADRPDECRLTALAERAEALGAPLVTEHIAFVRAGGPLTASPLLEAGHLLPVPRTRDALDVLCENIRIAQAALPVPLAVENIAALLAWPGDEMTEGQFLYELADRTGVRLLIDVANLHTNHVNRGEDPAKALAELPVEAIAYVHVAGGVERDGVWHDTHAHPVPAPVLAILTDLASRVSPPGVLLERDDNFPEPAVLERELEAIQGALTKGWARSAASRVPAREAKAVPALQTTTTAAAPFAPPAPPAAPQSSGCARQRLALAQTALLSALVAGTPVPDGFDRVRLGVQARALGVKRADVVAKVAPELPLILGDLYRAAFLAYAHSHPMTGGYRRDALDFAGQLLLAGGPEDAEVRRELREWWLERSGPAPRSTRPTVRLARATRRVLLRR; translated from the coding sequence ATGGAGCGACTGGGAACGGGCATCGGCTGGCGGCCGGAGATCGCCGACGCAGTGGAGCGCATGCCGGGCATCGACTGGGTCGAGGCCGTGGCCGAGAACGTCTGCCCCGGCCACCTCCCCGAATCCCTCCTACGGCTGCGCGAGCGCGGCGTGACCGTGATCCCGCACGGCGTCTCCCTCGGCCTCGGCGGCGCCGACCGTCCCGACGAGTGCAGGCTGACGGCACTCGCCGAGCGGGCCGAGGCGCTGGGCGCACCGCTGGTCACGGAGCACATCGCGTTCGTCCGCGCGGGCGGCCCCCTGACCGCCTCCCCGCTCCTGGAAGCCGGCCACCTGCTGCCCGTCCCGCGCACCCGGGACGCCCTCGACGTGCTCTGCGAGAACATCCGCATCGCCCAGGCCGCACTGCCAGTACCCCTCGCCGTCGAGAACATCGCCGCGCTGCTCGCCTGGCCGGGCGATGAGATGACCGAGGGCCAGTTCCTCTACGAACTGGCCGACCGCACCGGCGTACGGCTGCTCATCGACGTCGCCAACCTGCACACCAACCACGTCAACCGCGGCGAGGACCCGGCAAAGGCCCTCGCCGAACTCCCCGTCGAGGCCATCGCGTACGTCCACGTCGCGGGCGGCGTCGAACGCGACGGCGTCTGGCACGACACCCACGCCCACCCGGTCCCCGCACCGGTCCTCGCCATCCTGACCGACCTGGCGTCCCGCGTCTCCCCGCCCGGGGTGCTGCTGGAGCGGGACGACAACTTCCCCGAACCGGCTGTGCTGGAGCGGGAGTTGGAGGCCATTCAGGGGGCGCTGACCAAGGGGTGGGCACGGTCGGCCGCGAGCAGGGTGCCCGCCCGGGAAGCGAAGGCGGTACCCGCGCTTCAGACCACCACCACCGCCGCCGCTCCGTTCGCCCCTCCCGCTCCCCCGGCCGCACCACAGTCCTCCGGCTGTGCCCGCCAACGCCTCGCCCTCGCCCAGACCGCCCTCCTCTCCGCCCTGGTCGCCGGCACTCCCGTCCCCGACGGGTTCGACCGGGTACGGCTCGGTGTGCAGGCACGGGCGCTCGGGGTGAAGCGGGCGGATGTCGTGGCGAAGGTGGCTCCCGAACTGCCGTTGATCCTCGGGGACTTGTACCGGGCGGCCTTCCTCGCGTACGCGCACTCGCACCCGATGACCGGCGGTTACCGGCGTGACGCGCTGGACTTCGCCGGGCAGTTGCTGCTGGCGGGCGGGCCCGAGGACGCGGAGGTGCGGCGGGAGTTGCGGGAGTGGTGGCTGGAGCGGTCGGGGCCGGCCCCGCGTTCGACGCGGCCCACGGTCCGGCTCGCCCGTGCCACCCGGCGGGTGCTGCTGCGCCGTTGA
- a CDS encoding TetR/AcrR family transcriptional regulator, translating to MRAGGATRTPDEDAGTTRLDGRVERGNRTRRLVLRRTVDIASVEGLEALTVGRLATELQLSKSGVFALFGSKQELQLATVREAARIYTEKVIRPATELPPGIGRLWRLCELWLEYSRGRVFPGGCFFYEVVAEFDARSGPVHDAVVRAQRDWTALVERTAAEARDSGELRADTDIPQLAFEIVALMETANVVSVLHDEETAYRRARIGIAARLRGAATDPSTAPQVP from the coding sequence ATGAGAGCAGGCGGAGCGACCAGGACACCTGACGAGGACGCGGGTACGACACGGCTCGACGGCCGGGTCGAGCGGGGCAACCGCACCCGGCGACTCGTCCTGCGCCGCACCGTCGACATCGCCTCCGTCGAGGGTCTGGAGGCCCTGACCGTCGGCCGGTTGGCCACCGAGCTGCAACTCAGCAAGAGCGGGGTGTTCGCGCTCTTCGGCTCCAAGCAGGAACTCCAACTGGCCACCGTGCGCGAGGCCGCCCGCATCTACACCGAGAAGGTCATCCGGCCCGCCACCGAACTCCCGCCCGGCATAGGCCGGTTGTGGCGGCTGTGCGAGCTGTGGCTGGAGTACTCGCGGGGGCGGGTCTTCCCCGGCGGCTGCTTCTTCTACGAGGTCGTCGCCGAGTTCGACGCCCGCTCCGGGCCGGTGCACGACGCGGTGGTCCGCGCCCAGCGGGACTGGACGGCCCTCGTGGAGCGGACGGCCGCCGAGGCCCGGGACTCGGGCGAGCTGCGCGCCGACACGGACATACCCCAACTCGCCTTCGAGATCGTCGCGTTGATGGAGACGGCCAACGTGGTCTCCGTACTGCACGACGAGGAGACCGCGTACCGCCGGGCTCGCATCGGCATAGCGGCCCGACTGCGGGGCGCGGCCACGGACCCTTCGACGGCTCCTCAAGTCCCCTGA
- a CDS encoding TIGR03086 family metal-binding protein: protein MTATGTDIVELDRIAVYEALRVVELAQEEDWQRDTPCAGWDLRRLVAHMAAQHHGFAAAARGAGRDRAYWREPEDMSEPARTHRAAATAVLAAFAEPGATEREFALPELGASFPGRTAIGFHFIDYVAHAWDVAAALGTELDLSDDVLDIALVVARLVPTEPAVRGPEFAFAPPLDVPPEAGPLDETLRLLGRTPEHWPTKN from the coding sequence ATGACAGCCACCGGAACGGACATCGTCGAGCTCGACCGGATCGCCGTGTACGAGGCCCTGCGCGTAGTGGAGTTGGCACAGGAGGAGGACTGGCAGCGGGACACGCCCTGCGCGGGGTGGGACCTGCGGCGACTGGTGGCGCACATGGCCGCGCAGCATCACGGGTTCGCCGCCGCCGCACGCGGGGCGGGCCGGGACAGGGCGTACTGGCGGGAGCCGGAGGACATGAGCGAGCCGGCCCGGACGCATCGCGCGGCGGCCACCGCCGTCCTCGCCGCGTTCGCCGAACCGGGCGCCACAGAGCGGGAGTTCGCGCTTCCCGAGCTGGGCGCGAGCTTCCCCGGGCGGACAGCGATCGGCTTCCACTTCATCGACTACGTCGCCCACGCCTGGGATGTCGCCGCTGCCCTCGGCACCGAACTCGACCTGTCGGACGACGTGTTGGACATCGCGCTGGTGGTGGCCCGACTGGTGCCCACCGAACCGGCCGTACGCGGACCGGAGTTCGCCTTCGCCCCGCCGCTCGACGTACCGCCGGAGGCCGGCCCGCTCGACGAGACGCTACGGCTGCTCGGCCGGACGCCGGAGCACTGGCCGACGAAGAACTAA